The following nucleotide sequence is from Pseudonocardia abyssalis.
CCCATTCCAGGTGGTCTCCCGGGCCGGCTCTCCGGGGGGCGCTCTCCGGGCCCGCCTCCAGGACACCCGCGAACACGGTGACGTGCTCGGTGACTCCCGCGTGGTGGGCCGGGGAGGTCTGGGCGGCGCCGGCGGGCAGGTGCATGCGGTAGAGCTCGTAGGTGACCGGGCCGTCGTCGAACACGCGGAGCAGAGCCATCTCCGCCGCCGATCCGCGGACCGGTCCCGGGGCCGCGACCAGCGCCGTGAGCGGGAGGCCGAGGGCGCTCGTCACCGCGTAGAGGGTCTCCAGCGTGGGGTTGCGGGTGCCGGACTCCAGGCCCGACAGCGTCGCCTTCCCGATCCCCGCGCGCCGGGCCAGCTCCGAGAGCGACAGTCCCCGGTCGGTGCGCAGGGCGGTCACGCGCGCGCCGATGCCGGTGCTCTCCGTCAGAGCGGGTCGATCGTCCTCGGCGCCCGGCATCGGGTTATCGTCGCATCGTTCCGTAAACGGAACGACTCTGGAGGTGGCATGTGCAACCGTTCCTGGCCGGAATCGTCGCGGCACTGGTCGGGTTCGCGGGTGCGTTCACCGTCGTGCTGTCGGGGCTGCGCGCGGCGGGGGCCGACGAGGCGCAGGCGGCGTCCGGACTCCTGGCGGTGTGCATCGCGTCCGGGATCGTCGCCGTCGTGCTCGGGTTGCGGTACCGGATGCCGATCAGCATCGCCTGGTCGACGCCCGGTGCGGCGCTGCTGATCTCGGCGGACACACCGGCGGGGGGCTTCCCGGCAGCCGTCGGTGCGTTCCTGCTGTGCGGCGGGCTGATCGTCGTCGCCGGGTTGGTGCCCCCGCTGGCCCGCCTGGTGGCCGCGATCCCGCCGCACGTGGCCGGCGCGATGCTCGCCGGGGTGCTGCTGCCGCTGTGCCTGGCCCCGGTGCGGGCGATCGCGGAGGTACCGCTGCTGGCGGCGCCGGTGGTCGTGGTGTGGGTGCTGGTCGGCCGGTTCGCCCGGGCGTGGGCGGTGCCGGCGGCTCTCGTCGTG
It contains:
- a CDS encoding helix-turn-helix domain-containing protein, whose amino-acid sequence is MPGAEDDRPALTESTGIGARVTALRTDRGLSLSELARRAGIGKATLSGLESGTRNPTLETLYAVTSALGLPLTALVAAPGPVRGSAAEMALLRVFDDGPVTYELYRMHLPAGAAQTSPAHHAGVTEHVTVFAGVLEAGPESAPRRAGPGDHLEWASDVPHGYRAGPDADVHASLLIRYPRPTP